In the genome of uncultured Celeribacter sp., the window GGGATCGTCTACGCCACGGATGCCAAGGCCGAGCCGCGCGTGAGCGTCGTCGCCACGTTCCCGGCCGACAGCCACCCGCCCATCGTCTACCCGATGGCTATGATCGCAGGCCACGACACGGGACACAACACGGGGGCGACGGCAGAGTTCATGCGCTATCTGGGCGGTGAGACCGCGCGAGAGGCTTTTGCTGCGCAGGGGTTTGGGGTGTCCGCTGACAACTGAACTGCGCTTTCTGTTCAAAGCATCTTTGAGTGTCGAAATAAGAAAGGGCGTCCCGCTGAGGACGCCCTTTTGTGACATTCAAAGACGCGTTTCGCTTATTCGAAATGCTCTTCGGCCTCTTCCAAAATCACCCGCCACCAATCGAAGGTGTCGTCCAGAGCGACCCGCGTGATGCCACCTTTGAAGGCGAAGGAGTAGTTGATCTCCAGATCGCCGTCGCTGTCGACGGAGGCTTTGCCGAAGCGGTAGCTGTTGTTGTAATCGTTGATCACATCCGCATCGGTGGAGTAGTCGTTGCCGTCGAAATAGGCCACGAAGGTGCCGTTGTTGCAGTCCTTGTGATTGTCGCAGCCGTAGAAATAGAGCGCGTAACGCGTGCCGCTGATCCGGCCGCGGAACATCGGGTCGTCTTCGCCATCGGTGTCGGCCTCGACCGAGCCAAAACCGCTCAGCAGCTCTTCGAAGACATCGAGATCGTCAAAAGTCAAAATCTCCGGCTCGGCGGCGGCGGGCAGGGCGGTCAGGCCCAGAACGGCGGCGGTGGCCAGCGGGCGCAAGAAGGTGGTCACGGCATTTTTCGGCGACGACATCGGAAGATCCTTTTTCGTTTCGGGGCGCCAAAGCCCCGGTAGTCATAATCGCGGGGACTGTGACCCGTGTCGTCCGGAGGTGAAAGGGGTAAAGAAAGAGAAATCTTCCCTGTTGTCAGATTTTTTTCCGAAAACAACCGCCGGGGCCATGGGGATGGCTCCGACGGTCTTGTTCCTGGCGGGGTTCAGGCGGTCAGAATGATCTTCATCGCTTTCTCGCGCGCGGCATTGCTGAAGATCTCATAGGCCTCCATGATCTCATCGAGCTTGAGCCTGTGGGTCACAAGCCGCGCCGGATCGACCTTACCCGAGTTCAGGGTTTTCAACAGCATCGGCGTGGTGTTGGTGCTGACCAAGCCCATGGAAATGTTGATGTTCTTGATCCAGAGCTCTTCGATATGCAGCTCAACGGGTTTGCCATGCACGCCCACATTGGCGATGGAGCCGCCGGCGGAGACGATCTTTTGACAGGTGTCGAAGGTCGCGGGCACGCCGACCGCCTCGATCGCGGCATCGACACCAAGCCCGCCGGTCATCTTCATGATCTCCTCGACCACATCGACCGAACCGACCTGAAGCGTATCGGTCGCGCCGAATTGTTTCGCAAGCTCCAACCGCGCCGGGTCCATGTCGATCATCACGATCCGCCCCGGCGAATAGAATTGCGCGGTCAAAAGCACAGACATGCCGACGGGGCCCGCGCCGACGATGGCCACCGTGTCACCGGGTTTCACGCGGCCGTATTGCACGCCGATCTCAAGCCCCGTCGGCATGATGTCGGAAAGCATCACCAATGCTTCCTCGTCGGCGCCTTCGGGGATCGGATAGAGCGAATTGTCGCCATGCGGGATGCGGACGTACTCGGCCTGAGTGCCGTCGATCAAGTGGCCCAAAATCCAGCCGCCGTCATCGCAATGGGCGTAGAGCTGACGCTTGCAATTCGGACATTTGCCACAGGACGTCACGCAAGAAATCAGCACCGGATCGCCCGGTTTGAAATTGGCGACCGCATCGCCCACGGCCTCGACCACACCGACACCTTCATGGCCCAGCGTCCGGCCCGGCGTCACGGCGGGCACGTCGCCTTTGAGGATGTGCAAATCGGTGCCGCAGATCGTGGTCTTTGTGACTTTGACGATCACGTCGGTGGGTTTCTCGATGCCGGGTTTGTCTTTTTCGATCCAGTCCTTTTGACCGGGGCCTTGGTATACGAGCGCTTTCATTGCGGGTCTCCTCCTGAGGTTTGCGTGAGACGAGGGCAGGGCCTCGCGTCAGGGGAGAGCCTAATCTTCTAAAATCCGACGGGTAGACCGCCGCATACCGTCGCCCGATCCAAATCGGAAATTCGCGCTCGATTGCGGAAGGAAAGCGTGCTGCGGTACGGAGATGGGGTTGAAAGGATATGTAATATTATATCGTCTATGGTATTCGTCGAAATGACGCGCAGCGGGTCTAGGGAAGCTGTCGCGCCTTTGGTCCAAATCGGGCATGGGCGCGGTAAAGTCTGCTTTGCGGGACTGAGCGGTCATCGGCTCGGCGACGACATCATGAAGTTTTCAGCATCACTCGCGTGTTGTGACAGCGTCCCAAAGTCAAACAGCAAACTGCACTTGGCCAACCAGTCGGGATTGTTGTTTCTCAAAGCTATCTCGTATCGGACATGGCCCCAAGCATTGCAGGTGGCCCCCAGCTTGAGTTCTCCCTCTAGCGTTTCCCAAACCTTCTCGCCTAACCAAGGGCGCGAATACCCTGCTAACATCTGGAAATATTCAACAAAACCGTTGATCGAAGCGTAGTCGTAGACGAAGACGCGCTTCATGGCGCGTAGATTTGGCGTTTCGATGGTGACATCAAAATAGTCTTGTGACCGGTACGAGAAATGTAGAGAGGAACCCGGACTCGTGGATTTCATCAAAAATATCGACATAGAAGGACCTCAGAAACTGCCGCCAGCTATCATCAGATGAACGATGATAGTTAAGTGTGCGCTCAACTGTCATAGGGCCGCATTAGACTCTCACCGAACTTTCGCCCGGGTATCGCATATCTCCCAGCGTCGAACCTCATAACGCCCTAACCCTCAATGCCGCCCCCGCCGCAAAGTCTGCGCCGGGCTTTCACCGAACCTCTCCCGATAGCGCGCCGTCATCGCGCCCATGTTCACATAGCCGCGTGCCCGCGCGATGGAGGCGACGGTGTCTCCCGGGCGCGCCTGTTTCAAAGCGCGGTGCAGGCCTTCGAGCCGTTCCTGGGTCAGGAATTCATGCGGGGTGAGGCCGCGAAAGCGCCGAAACCCTTCGGAGAGGCTGCGGGCGGTGATGCCGAGTTGTGTGGCGATCTCGGCAATGGTTGGCGCGTCTTCGGCGGTGCGGCGCATCAGCCGTTCGGCCTCGCGCACGTAATGCGGAGCGGCGGCGCGGGCCCCTGTTTCGAGGTTCAGCCCCGCGCTGTCCGCCCAGTTGCGCAGGAGATCGAGGCAGATCATTTCTTCGATCCGCTTTTCCGTCAAAGCATCGCTCACCCGGTCATGCCGCGCATCAATCGAGCGGGTGGCATAGTCCAGAAGCGACAGCCAAGCCGACTGACCCGCGCCGAAAATCAGGCGCTTTTTCCAAAGATCGTCCTCCGGCACAAACCCGTACCAGCGCGCGGCGGTCTCCTCCATCAGCTTGTGCGGGATGGTCAGGTTGAGTTGCAGGTCATGCCCATCAGCGAGGTTCCAATAGTCGGTGCGGCTGCAATCGACGACGTAGCTGTCGCCCGGGCGGGTGTCGATGGCGTCATTGCCGCCCAGAGGGTGTCGGACCGATCCGCGCAGGGTGTTCACCACGATGATACTGCCGCTGTCCGGGTCGAACTCATCGGCGCGGGTCGGCGTGCCGAAACAAAAGCGGCTAAAGGTGATCCGCCCGATTCCCAGCATGCGGATCGTGGCATTCGGATCGGTGCCGGCAACCAGCGGTCGCGTCGAGAGCGGCATATAGGCCCGGTGACAGAAGTCGTTCACCACGGACCATTCGCGCGTGCTGTTCAATTTGTCCTGCAATAAAGGCGTGCCTTGCCCGTCCTGCAAAAGCGCCGTTTCCAACATCGCGGATCCTCCCAGTCCTGCGTCGCCGTATATGACGTTTCGACTGTGCCCAACTCCTGCCGTTACGGCAAGGGGGGCAGGGGGTGTTGAAAAAGCAAGCAAGGTTGCGCGCAGGCCTTTCGTGCTGTGAACTTTGTGCACAGCTGATTGATCCTAAAGGACTTTCATCGGCGAAGATCGGCCCAAATGGGGCGGCTTCACAGAGCTGTCATAGAGCGGTCACAGAACTGTTGCGAAGACTTGGCACTTGTCGCGGCAAAGGGACGGGCCTCCGCACGGGGCCGCACCTTGTTCTTTTCAGCAACGCACAAAAGCGATGGAGCTAAACATGAAAGATCAGGATATCACCGACCTGTCTTGGGACGATTTCGACGAGATGCGCGACCCGCGTCCGAACACCAATGAGTTCGACGCGGTCGTCGAACGTGCGATCTCGCGCCGCGGTTTCCTGGGCGGCGCTTTGGCCTTCGGCTCTGGCGCTTTGGCTATGGGCGCAGGGGTGGGCACCGCGGGCCTGATGTCCTCCACGACGGCGGCTCGTGCCGAAGGAATGGGCTTCAACTTCAAGCCGATCGGCATTTCCACCGACCACGAGATCCACGTGCCGGAAGGCTACCAGTGGAAAGTCCTCGTCCGTTGGGGTGACGCTCTGTTCTCCGAAGCCGAAGGCGCCTATTCCGCCGAGACCGGCGTGCCGGTCGCGATGTCCGACAAGGTTTTCGGCGAGAACACCGACGGCATGGAGACCTTTGTCGATGGCGATAAGACCATCCTGACGATCAACTCCGAATATGTGAACCCGAAGATCAACCTGCCTGCCACCTCCGAAGGCACGCCGCAGACCGCCGACGAAGTCATGCTTCTGAAGAACATGCAGGGCGTGACCGTCATGGAAGTCGCGGACAATGGCAACGGCTACGAGGTGGTCGTCGACAGCCCCTACAACCGCCGCATCACCCATGAAACCCAGATGACCATGGACGGCCCGGCGGCTGGCTCTGATCTGGTGAAAACCAATGCCGACCCGGAAGGCATGTCGCCCAAAGGCACGATGAACAACTGTGGCTCCGGCAAGACGCTTTGGGGCACCTATCTGACCTGCGAAGAGAACTTCAACGGCTACTTCGGTGCGACCGGCGACTATGCCGAGACCGATGGTCTCAAGCGCTACGGCATCGGTGGCGAAGGTCGCTACGCCTACGAGAAATTCGATCCGCGTTATGACCTGACGCAGGAACCCAATGAGCCGAACCGTCACGGCTGGGTCACCGAGATCAACCCGCTCGACCCCACCTCGACCCCGGTGAAACACACCGCTCTGGGCCGTTTCAAGCACGAGAACGCCGAGATGGTGCAGGCCGCTGACGGTCGTGTGGTTGTCTACATGGGCGACGACGAGCGCGGCGAATTCATGTATAAATTCGTCTCCAACGGCGTGTACACCGAAGGCGGTTCGACCGCGGGTCTCTTGTCCGACGGCACGCTTTACGTGGCCAAGTTCAACGACGACATGACGGGCGAATGGCTGCCGCTCACGCCCGAGACCACCGGTATGTCGATGGAAGAGATCCTCGTGTTCTCCCGTATGGCTGGTTCCAAAGTGGGCGCGACCACCATGGATCGCCCGGAATGGATCGCCGCCAACCCGCTCAAGGCCGAAGCCTATTGCGCGCTGACCAACAACAAGAACCGCGGCGTGAAACCGAACGCCGGTGGCGATGCCACCCCGGCCTCCGGCCCGAACCCGCGTGAGACCAACAACTACGGCCAAATCGTGCGCTGGCGCCCGGAAGGCGAAGATCACGGTGCGGACAGCTTCGCCTGGGATCTCTACGTCATGGCCGGCAACCCGACGGTCTACGACAATGCCTACGGCGGCTCCGAGAACGTCAACGAAGGCAACATGTTCAACTCGCCCGACGGCATGGCGTTCTCGTCCGATGGCTACCTCTGGATCCAGACCGACGGCGACGACAGCAACGAAGGCGAGTTCGAAGGCCAGGGCAACAACCAGATGCTGATCGGCAACACGGACACCGGCGAGATCGCCCGCTTCCTGACCGCGCCCAACGGCGCCGAGGTCACCGGCCTCACCTGGTCCCCGGACAAGAAAGTCGCTTTTGTCGGCATCCAGCACCCGGGCGGCGCCTGGCCGGACGGCAACGGCAAACCGCGCTCTTCGGTGATTGCCGTGTGGCGTGAGGATGGCGCTCTGATCGGCTAAGCCGATCCTGTCTTAGGATTTTATCAGGCGAGGGGTGCGGTGTGAGCCGTGCCCCTTATTTTGTGGGGTATGGTCGACAACGAAATTGTATAGTCAGTAAAATTCTGCTGGTGCTCATTCTTGTTTGCGTAGTTGTGACGCTGGAACAATGAAAGATTGCCACTGTGAATGAGTGAGGCCGTAGCCCAAAACAAATGGCGTGTCCGAGGGGGAAACAAGGCCTTGCTCCATTGCCTCTGCCCAACTTAGAGCCGTCGCTACGTAGGTGTGGTTTCCGTCAACGATTTCATCGCCGGTACCATCGGGATGTTCACAGACAAGGATTGGCTTTGGGGGCTGACTAATAGTGTGTGACATAACCCGTTCTTCTGTAACCGTGCCGCCATCGACAAGGCGCTTTACATGCTGGGGATCAATACGAATTTTTTGGAGTTCGACATGTTGTTCAACCCAAACACGCATTCGTCCAACATCTAGGTGAATTTCTTGTTCTCCAAGGTTAGGAGTTGTGAATATTTCACAATTTACTGTTTTTATCATTTTCTTTTTGCCTCTGTTCGCTTTTCGGCGTTCGTGTCTATTCACCTAAACCTCATAGTTAAAATAGTGAGTGTTACTCCACATGATAATAAAATGGGATGCAGATTTGACCTACTAAAAGCTAAAATTATACAAATCTAACTCTGTTGCAGATAGATGGCGTCTATCCCCTCCGCAATAAACCGTCCCCCCCTCTGCACCTCCGCGCAAGATTTGCGCGAAATGTCGCGCATTCGCCTCTTCAATCTTCCGCAGCTCCTCTCTATGGTGCGCGCGATTTGGCGCGGGGTTCCCCCTCGCGCGCCTGATGGAGACAACACAATGGATCGCCGCTCTTTTCTGAAAACTTCCGCTCTGGGGGGCTCCGCCGCTGCCGCCTCGACGCTCGCTGCGCCGATGTATGCGCAGGGCAAGCGCACGCTGACCATGGTCTGTTCCTGGCCGCGTGGTCTGGCGGGCGTGTGGGACGCCGTCGAACGCTTTGTCGATGCCGTGAACGTCATGTCCGACGGTCAGATCACCATCGAGGCCCGTGCGGCTGGCGAGCTCGTTGGCGGTCTGGAGGTGTTCGACGCCGTGACCTCCGGTCAGGCCGACATCTACCACTCCGCCGAGTACTATTTCACCGGCCAGCACCCGGCGATGGCGTTCTTCACCACCTCGCCCTTCGGCATGACCGCACCTGAGATGATGGTCTGGTATTACGGCATGGGCGGGCAGAAACTGCACCGCGATCTGGGCGAGATTTTCGGTCTGCGCACCAACATCGGCGGCCAGACCGGCGCGCAAGGTGGCGGTTGGTATCGTAAGGAAATCACTTCCGTGGCGGATTTCCAGGGTCTGAAACTGCGCATGCCCGGTCTCGGCGGCGAAGTGGTCGGCAAACTGGGCGCTTCCGTTCAGGTCATGCCCGCAGGCGACATCTATCAGGCGCTCTCCTCCGGCGCTTTGGACGGCACCGAATGGGTCGGGCCCTGGTCGGATGAACGTCTCGGTCTGCAAGAGGTCTGTGACTATTTCTACCCGGCAGGTTTCCACGAGCCGGGCTCGGCGCTCTCTGTCAACACCAACCTTGAGGTGTTCCAGTCGCTGACACCCGCGCAGCAGCGGATCATCGACAACGCCGCCGCCGAATGCAACCAGTTCGACTACTCGCTCTTCCTCGCCAACAACGGCCCGGCGCTTCAGCGCCTGATCGCGGGTGGCACGCAGATCAAGCAATTCCCAGATGACGTTTGGGAGGCCTTCGGTCGCGCTTCGAAAGAGGTTCTGGACCAATATATGGACGACGATCTTTTCGTCGAAATCCGGACCTCGGTCGAAGAGTCTATGAAAGCTACCTCCGCCTGGATGGGGCAATCGGACAGCTTCTACACCGAACAGCGCAACCGCGTTCTGGCGATGATCGCCGAATAAGCCACTGTCCTGAAAGACAATGTGAAACGCGCGGAAGGCACCTTCCGCGCGTTTTTCTATGCCGTCACCCGCGGATGATTTTGCCTAACATATCTGTGCGCCAAAGGAACTGATGCGCCAGTGCCAGCCCGATGTGGACCGGGATCAGCATCCAGAACAGGGCGGGCAGGAGGGTGCGATGGAGCCAAAGCACTTGCGCATCGCTGGTCTGATAGGCCCAGATCCCGAGGATCGGGGCGGCAAAGAACAGCGCGTAGAACATCCATTGACCGAGGCGTGCGAGTGCGCGAAAGAACCGTGGCGCGCCCATGGGTTCGTCCGGCACGCCAAAGCCCAGCCGGATGAAAAACCGCAGCACGGCGAGGAGGAATATCACGCTGCCAATCAGCATATGGCCCGATAGGGGTCTCTCCCAAAGCGTCACCTCCACCGCCCACATGCGTTGCGGCACGATCAGGTTAAGCGCCAAAAGCGCCACCATGCTCCAATGCAACAGGCGTTGCAGGCGGGAGAAGGTGTCCGGGGTGGCTTGTGAGCTTTGCATAAAGATGCCTCATGGATACACCTTTTAGATATGTCTTTTGTAGCCTGCGCGGCAGGGGACATCCTGTCACATGGCGTGATCGCCTGAAAAGGCAAATGCGTTTAGGCGCATAAGGAGGCCCAGCCATGTTGCCCATCCTGTCCGCCCTGTCCGACCAAACCCGCCTTGCCGCCATGCGCCTCTTGTATGACGGCGATGAGCATTGCGTTTGCGAACTGATGCGCGTCATCGGTGCCACGCAAAGCCGGATGTCGCGGCATATGCAGGTGCTGAAACAGGCAGGCTTGGTGGTGGATCGGCGCGATGCGCAATGGGTGCGCTACCGCATGCCCCCCGATCTGTCTCCAGACCTCAAAGCCGTGCTCGACGCCGTGTTCCGGGCCGAGACGCAGCTGAACAGGGAAAGGAACGCCGCATGAGCACGATCCAGACACACCCGACCCATCCGACACGCCCTGACTGGCTTTGGCACCTCGGCGTTGTGGCCTTTGTCGCACTCTGGTGGGGCCTCTATCATCAACTGCAACCGCTGGC includes:
- a CDS encoding YbjN domain-containing protein; the protein is MSSPKNAVTTFLRPLATAAVLGLTALPAAAEPEILTFDDLDVFEELLSGFGSVEADTDGEDDPMFRGRISGTRYALYFYGCDNHKDCNNGTFVAYFDGNDYSTDADVINDYNNSYRFGKASVDSDGDLEINYSFAFKGGITRVALDDTFDWWRVILEEAEEHFE
- a CDS encoding zinc-dependent alcohol dehydrogenase family protein encodes the protein MKALVYQGPGQKDWIEKDKPGIEKPTDVIVKVTKTTICGTDLHILKGDVPAVTPGRTLGHEGVGVVEAVGDAVANFKPGDPVLISCVTSCGKCPNCKRQLYAHCDDGGWILGHLIDGTQAEYVRIPHGDNSLYPIPEGADEEALVMLSDIMPTGLEIGVQYGRVKPGDTVAIVGAGPVGMSVLLTAQFYSPGRIVMIDMDPARLELAKQFGATDTLQVGSVDVVEEIMKMTGGLGVDAAIEAVGVPATFDTCQKIVSAGGSIANVGVHGKPVELHIEELWIKNINISMGLVSTNTTPMLLKTLNSGKVDPARLVTHRLKLDEIMEAYEIFSNAAREKAMKIILTA
- a CDS encoding DUF6228 family protein; translated protein: MSIFLMKSTSPGSSLHFSYRSQDYFDVTIETPNLRAMKRVFVYDYASINGFVEYFQMLAGYSRPWLGEKVWETLEGELKLGATCNAWGHVRYEIALRNNNPDWLAKCSLLFDFGTLSQHASDAENFMMSSPSR
- a CDS encoding helix-turn-helix domain-containing protein produces the protein MLETALLQDGQGTPLLQDKLNSTREWSVVNDFCHRAYMPLSTRPLVAGTDPNATIRMLGIGRITFSRFCFGTPTRADEFDPDSGSIIVVNTLRGSVRHPLGGNDAIDTRPGDSYVVDCSRTDYWNLADGHDLQLNLTIPHKLMEETAARWYGFVPEDDLWKKRLIFGAGQSAWLSLLDYATRSIDARHDRVSDALTEKRIEEMICLDLLRNWADSAGLNLETGARAAAPHYVREAERLMRRTAEDAPTIAEIATQLGITARSLSEGFRRFRGLTPHEFLTQERLEGLHRALKQARPGDTVASIARARGYVNMGAMTARYRERFGESPAQTLRRGRH
- a CDS encoding PhoX family phosphatase, producing MKDQDITDLSWDDFDEMRDPRPNTNEFDAVVERAISRRGFLGGALAFGSGALAMGAGVGTAGLMSSTTAARAEGMGFNFKPIGISTDHEIHVPEGYQWKVLVRWGDALFSEAEGAYSAETGVPVAMSDKVFGENTDGMETFVDGDKTILTINSEYVNPKINLPATSEGTPQTADEVMLLKNMQGVTVMEVADNGNGYEVVVDSPYNRRITHETQMTMDGPAAGSDLVKTNADPEGMSPKGTMNNCGSGKTLWGTYLTCEENFNGYFGATGDYAETDGLKRYGIGGEGRYAYEKFDPRYDLTQEPNEPNRHGWVTEINPLDPTSTPVKHTALGRFKHENAEMVQAADGRVVVYMGDDERGEFMYKFVSNGVYTEGGSTAGLLSDGTLYVAKFNDDMTGEWLPLTPETTGMSMEEILVFSRMAGSKVGATTMDRPEWIAANPLKAEAYCALTNNKNRGVKPNAGGDATPASGPNPRETNNYGQIVRWRPEGEDHGADSFAWDLYVMAGNPTVYDNAYGGSENVNEGNMFNSPDGMAFSSDGYLWIQTDGDDSNEGEFEGQGNNQMLIGNTDTGEIARFLTAPNGAEVTGLTWSPDKKVAFVGIQHPGGAWPDGNGKPRSSVIAVWREDGALIG
- a CDS encoding twin-arginine translocation signal domain-containing protein, encoding MDRRSFLKTSALGGSAAAASTLAAPMYAQGKRTLTMVCSWPRGLAGVWDAVERFVDAVNVMSDGQITIEARAAGELVGGLEVFDAVTSGQADIYHSAEYYFTGQHPAMAFFTTSPFGMTAPEMMVWYYGMGGQKLHRDLGEIFGLRTNIGGQTGAQGGGWYRKEITSVADFQGLKLRMPGLGGEVVGKLGASVQVMPAGDIYQALSSGALDGTEWVGPWSDERLGLQEVCDYFYPAGFHEPGSALSVNTNLEVFQSLTPAQQRIIDNAAAECNQFDYSLFLANNGPALQRLIAGGTQIKQFPDDVWEAFGRASKEVLDQYMDDDLFVEIRTSVEESMKATSAWMGQSDSFYTEQRNRVLAMIAE
- a CDS encoding cytochrome b/b6 domain-containing protein, with product MQSSQATPDTFSRLQRLLHWSMVALLALNLIVPQRMWAVEVTLWERPLSGHMLIGSVIFLLAVLRFFIRLGFGVPDEPMGAPRFFRALARLGQWMFYALFFAAPILGIWAYQTSDAQVLWLHRTLLPALFWMLIPVHIGLALAHQFLWRTDMLGKIIRG
- a CDS encoding metalloregulator ArsR/SmtB family transcription factor, with translation MLPILSALSDQTRLAAMRLLYDGDEHCVCELMRVIGATQSRMSRHMQVLKQAGLVVDRRDAQWVRYRMPPDLSPDLKAVLDAVFRAETQLNRERNAA